The following proteins are encoded in a genomic region of Micromonospora olivasterospora:
- the dapA gene encoding 4-hydroxy-tetrahydrodipicolinate synthase, whose translation MTHDLPVAADRAPSRPFGRLLTAMVTPFTADGSLDLDGAVRLANHLVDEQANDALVLNGTTGESPTTTDAEKERLIRAVVEAVGDRARVVAGVGTNDTRHTIELAASAEKAGAHGLLVVTPYYNKPPQSGLVRHFTAVADATGLPIMLYDIPHRAGVPIASETLVRLAEHGRIVAVKDAKGDLTATSWVAGRTDLAFYSGEDSLTLPALAVGSVGLVGTSTHFTGALTKRMIEAYDAGDTGTALALHRRLLPLFTGIFRTQGTILVKAGLAARGLPAGPVRPPLVDATNDEIAQLRADCAAAGLELPE comes from the coding sequence ATGACGCACGACCTCCCTGTCGCCGCGGACCGGGCGCCCTCGCGCCCGTTCGGTCGACTGCTCACCGCCATGGTGACCCCGTTCACCGCCGACGGATCGCTCGACCTGGACGGGGCCGTACGGCTCGCCAACCACCTGGTCGACGAGCAGGCCAACGACGCGCTCGTGCTCAACGGCACCACCGGCGAGTCGCCCACCACGACGGACGCGGAGAAGGAACGGCTGATCCGGGCCGTCGTGGAGGCGGTCGGCGACCGGGCGCGGGTGGTGGCCGGGGTCGGCACCAACGACACCCGGCACACGATCGAGCTGGCCGCGTCGGCGGAGAAGGCCGGCGCGCACGGTCTGCTCGTGGTGACGCCGTACTACAACAAGCCGCCGCAGAGCGGGCTGGTCCGGCACTTCACCGCCGTCGCGGACGCCACCGGCCTGCCGATCATGCTGTACGACATCCCGCACCGCGCCGGGGTTCCGATCGCCTCCGAGACGCTGGTGCGCCTCGCCGAGCACGGCCGGATCGTCGCGGTCAAGGACGCCAAGGGCGACCTCACCGCCACCTCGTGGGTGGCCGGCCGCACCGACCTGGCCTTCTACAGCGGGGAGGATTCCCTCACCCTGCCCGCGCTGGCGGTCGGCTCGGTCGGCCTGGTCGGCACCTCGACCCACTTCACCGGCGCGCTGACCAAGCGGATGATCGAGGCGTACGACGCGGGCGACACCGGCACCGCGCTCGCTCTGCACCGGCGGCTGCTGCCCCTGTTCACCGGCATCTTCCGTACCCAGGGCACCATCCTGGTGAAGGCGGGCCTGGCGGCCAGGGGTCTGCCGGCCGGCCCGGTACGCCCCCCGCTGGTGGACGCCACCAACGACGAGATCGCCCAGCTGCGTGCGGACTGCGCGGCGGCGGGTCTGGAGCTCCCCGAATGA
- a CDS encoding ribonuclease J: MTEAHIEGELPPPLPEGGLRIIPLGGLGAIGRNMTVFEYDGKLLVVDCGVLFPDVEQPGVDLILPDFGPILDRLGDIQAIVLTHGHEDHIGAVPYLLAHKPDIPLVGSQFTLALVEAKLAERRIQPYTLTVREGGRERLGPFECEFFAVNHSIPDALAVAIRTPAGLVLHTGDFKMDQLPLDGRLTDLAGFARLGAEGVDLLLSDSTNAEIPGFVTPEREIGPVLDSIFAKARGRIIVASFASHVHRVQQVFDSAAEHGRKVALIGRSMVRNMGIARDLGLLNIPAGLVVGIEEATTLPPEQIVLMSTGSQGEPMSALGRMASGDHRHITIAPGDTVVLASSLVPGNETSVYRVINRLARAGAVVVHKDVAKVHVSGHAPAGELLYLLNVVRPSNLMPVHGEWRHLRAHARLGIESGVAADRVVLCEDGDVVDLVEGRASLVGHVKSRYVYVDGLAVGDVSESLLTERRILGDGGFIAATVVVDSVTGKVVGGPTVSAKGFSEDPEAFAPVVPLVTEALNRAAADGITDPHQLQQIVRRTVGRWVNDAYRRRPMIVPTVVEV; encoded by the coding sequence GTGACCGAGGCGCACATCGAGGGCGAACTGCCCCCGCCGCTGCCCGAGGGCGGCCTGCGCATCATCCCGCTCGGCGGGCTCGGCGCCATCGGTCGGAACATGACCGTCTTCGAGTACGACGGCAAGCTGTTGGTCGTCGACTGCGGCGTGCTCTTCCCCGACGTCGAGCAGCCGGGCGTCGACCTGATCCTGCCCGACTTCGGGCCGATCCTCGACCGGCTCGGCGACATCCAGGCGATCGTGCTCACCCACGGGCACGAGGACCACATCGGCGCGGTGCCCTACCTGCTCGCCCACAAGCCGGACATCCCGCTGGTCGGCTCGCAGTTCACCCTCGCCCTGGTCGAGGCGAAGCTGGCCGAGCGGCGGATCCAGCCGTACACGCTGACCGTGCGGGAGGGCGGCCGGGAGCGGCTCGGCCCGTTCGAGTGCGAGTTCTTCGCCGTGAACCACTCGATCCCGGACGCCCTCGCGGTGGCCATCCGCACCCCGGCCGGCCTGGTGCTGCACACCGGCGACTTCAAGATGGACCAGCTCCCGCTGGACGGCCGGCTCACCGACCTCGCGGGCTTCGCCCGGCTCGGCGCCGAGGGCGTCGACCTGCTGCTGTCGGACTCCACCAACGCGGAGATCCCCGGCTTCGTCACCCCGGAGCGGGAGATCGGGCCGGTGCTCGACTCGATCTTCGCCAAGGCGCGCGGCCGGATCATCGTCGCGTCCTTCGCGTCGCACGTGCACCGGGTGCAGCAGGTCTTCGACTCGGCTGCCGAGCACGGCCGCAAGGTCGCGTTGATCGGCCGGTCGATGGTCCGCAACATGGGCATCGCCCGGGATCTGGGCCTGCTCAACATCCCGGCGGGCCTGGTGGTCGGCATCGAGGAGGCGACCACGCTGCCGCCCGAGCAGATCGTGCTGATGTCCACCGGTTCCCAGGGCGAGCCGATGAGCGCGCTCGGCCGGATGGCCAGCGGCGACCACCGGCACATCACGATCGCCCCCGGCGACACCGTGGTGCTCGCCTCCTCGCTGGTGCCCGGCAACGAGACGTCGGTCTACCGGGTGATCAACCGGCTCGCCCGGGCCGGCGCGGTGGTGGTGCACAAGGACGTGGCGAAGGTGCACGTCTCCGGTCACGCCCCCGCGGGCGAGCTGCTGTACCTGCTCAACGTCGTCCGCCCGAGCAACCTGATGCCGGTGCACGGTGAGTGGCGGCACCTGCGGGCACACGCCCGGCTCGGCATCGAGTCCGGCGTCGCCGCGGATCGGGTGGTGCTCTGCGAGGACGGCGACGTGGTCGACCTCGTCGAGGGCCGCGCCAGCCTCGTCGGCCACGTGAAGAGCCGGTACGTCTACGTCGACGGCCTGGCCGTCGGCGACGTCAGCGAGTCCCTGCTCACCGAGCGGCGGATCCTCGGCGACGGCGGTTTCATCGCCGCCACGGTGGTGGTCGACTCGGTCACCGGCAAGGTCGTCGGCGGCCCGACCGTCTCGGCCAAGGGCTTCTCGGAGGACCCGGAGGCGTTCGCCCCGGTCGTCCCGCTGGTCACCGAGGCGCTGAACCGGGCCGCCGCGGACGGCATCACCGACCCGCACCAGCTCCAGCAGATCGTCCGGCGCACGGTCGGGCGCTGGGTCAACGACGCGTACCGGCGCCGGCCGATGATCGTCCCCACGGTCGTCGAGGTCTGA